One region of Aminobacterium colombiense DSM 12261 genomic DNA includes:
- the guaA gene encoding glutamine-hydrolyzing GMP synthase → MDNIIILDCGSQFTQLIARRIRELKVHSEIIPWDVCIDDIRQRKPRGIIISGGPQSVMDEDSPTVPMELFEFGVPILGVCYGMQLIAKLFGGQIESGSSREYGRTAISLKDLNSLLFKSAPGTFEVWMSHGDHIAKLPDGALLLAETDGGVPAAFAIEEKGIWGLQFHPEVAHTQNGITILSNFLFNICGCTGDWDLGSWIDMMVKDVQQKTENARVICGLSGGVDSTVAAVLTSKAIGDRLECIFVNNGLLRHREAERVLEKYKQLDLNVHYVDASNRFLDALKGVIDPEQKRKIIGETFIRVFEAEAAKIHNAEWLLQGTLYPDVIESGHKGKGASVIKSHHNVGGLPEDMKLKVLEPLRDLFKDEVRTIGALLGVPEEIVNRQPFPGPGLAVRCLGEISRDRLDTLRAADEIFREEFSKSETYFTVWQSFCVLLPIKTVGVMGDSRTYAEVVALRAVESSDGMTADWVRVPYDVLDRTARRICNSIKGINRVVLDVTSKPPSTIEWE, encoded by the coding sequence ATGGATAATATCATAATTCTGGACTGTGGCTCTCAGTTCACTCAATTGATTGCCAGGAGGATCAGGGAACTGAAAGTACATAGCGAAATTATCCCTTGGGATGTATGCATAGATGATATTCGCCAACGCAAGCCACGTGGCATTATCATATCTGGCGGGCCCCAGAGTGTCATGGACGAAGATAGTCCAACGGTTCCTATGGAGCTTTTTGAATTTGGAGTCCCCATATTAGGGGTTTGCTATGGAATGCAGCTGATTGCGAAACTTTTCGGTGGGCAGATCGAGTCTGGTTCGAGCCGAGAGTATGGCAGGACCGCCATCTCATTGAAAGATTTAAATTCTTTGCTCTTCAAAAGTGCTCCTGGAACTTTTGAGGTGTGGATGAGCCATGGAGACCATATTGCTAAACTTCCTGATGGAGCACTGCTTTTGGCAGAAACAGATGGCGGCGTTCCTGCAGCCTTTGCTATAGAAGAAAAGGGCATTTGGGGACTGCAATTCCACCCAGAAGTAGCACATACACAAAACGGGATCACGATCCTGTCCAATTTCCTTTTTAACATTTGTGGCTGCACTGGCGATTGGGATCTTGGAAGCTGGATCGATATGATGGTAAAAGATGTACAGCAGAAGACAGAAAACGCCAGGGTCATATGCGGTCTTTCAGGGGGTGTTGATTCTACTGTTGCAGCTGTCCTTACATCAAAGGCTATTGGCGATCGCCTTGAATGTATCTTCGTGAACAATGGATTGTTAAGACATCGTGAGGCGGAGCGGGTTCTTGAAAAGTACAAACAGCTTGATCTAAATGTACACTATGTGGATGCCAGTAACCGTTTTCTTGACGCATTAAAAGGAGTTATTGATCCAGAACAAAAGAGAAAGATTATTGGTGAAACATTTATACGAGTGTTTGAGGCAGAGGCAGCCAAAATACACAATGCAGAATGGTTGCTTCAAGGCACTCTCTATCCTGATGTCATAGAAAGCGGGCACAAAGGGAAAGGGGCCTCAGTCATTAAAAGCCACCATAATGTTGGTGGTTTGCCGGAAGATATGAAATTAAAAGTACTTGAGCCCTTAAGGGATCTATTCAAAGACGAAGTTCGAACCATAGGTGCGTTGCTTGGCGTTCCGGAAGAAATTGTAAACAGACAGCCCTTTCCAGGGCCAGGTCTAGCTGTTCGTTGCCTTGGCGAGATTTCTCGGGACCGTCTTGATACATTAAGGGCGGCAGATGAAATATTCAGGGAGGAATTTTCAAAAAGCGAGACATACTTTACAGTTTGGCAGTCCTTCTGCGTCCTTTTGCCAATAAAGACCGTTGGAGTAATGGGAGATTCAAGAACATACGCAGAAGTTGTCGCCCTTAGGGCAGTGGAATCAAGTGATGGAATGACGGCTGATTGGGTTCGAGTTCCGTATGATGTTCTCGATAGGACAGCAAGACGTATTTGTAATTCTATCAAAGGCATTAATCGAGTTGTGCTAGATGTTACCAGCAAGCCGCCCTCTACAATAGAGTGGGAATAA
- a CDS encoding AI-2E family transporter yields the protein MHGKAQPYDCVFSVKKLKWVRLLAYESRRPYKRIRSFFLPFTVVFLALGALAYLVSFNLLRPLAWSAILSFFVYPFYTLIYEKILKKKYANIAASLTTAVIIVLIVVPSIFVGVTLAREGIRIYGHLATVLSRVNVEQGKTIMSVFFPDVLAERIRPFLAEYPFLVNVIEQVGSWIASTLATLSRSFLGDTIRILYQLIVIVVASFFMIRDGHIILDYVNDIVPLPLKEKEAFFNRAKQILQAVIYGITLTAGVQGFLGALGWWYVGLPSPAVFGAVMALLAMIPFIGTPLVWGPGAIYLFYSGQIKEALILAIWGLIVVSMVDNFIRPIFISGGGKAHVLIIFIGVVGGLASWGFLGLFLGPLVISLFIFLLDSYRNIWKNYIREYGIRPSSAVSLKKKEE from the coding sequence TTGCACGGAAAGGCGCAGCCGTATGACTGCGTCTTTTCTGTAAAAAAACTGAAATGGGTGAGACTTTTGGCGTATGAGAGCAGGCGTCCCTATAAACGGATTAGAAGTTTTTTTCTGCCCTTTACGGTTGTGTTTTTAGCCTTGGGGGCTCTTGCGTATCTGGTATCATTTAATCTTCTTCGGCCACTGGCATGGTCTGCGATCTTGTCTTTTTTTGTTTATCCTTTTTACACCCTGATTTATGAAAAAATTCTTAAGAAAAAATATGCTAATATAGCAGCTTCTTTAACAACCGCAGTGATTATTGTTCTGATCGTGGTTCCGTCAATTTTTGTAGGAGTAACCCTTGCTAGAGAGGGCATTAGAATATATGGGCATCTTGCTACAGTGCTTTCGAGAGTGAATGTAGAGCAGGGGAAGACTATCATGAGTGTTTTCTTTCCCGACGTCCTGGCAGAGAGAATACGTCCATTTTTGGCTGAATACCCCTTTCTCGTCAACGTAATAGAACAAGTTGGTTCGTGGATAGCCTCAACGCTGGCTACCCTGTCGCGATCCTTTCTTGGGGATACCATTCGCATTCTCTATCAGCTTATAGTGATTGTTGTAGCCTCTTTTTTTATGATCCGGGACGGCCATATCATTCTTGACTATGTCAATGATATCGTTCCCCTCCCTTTAAAAGAGAAAGAGGCTTTTTTTAACAGAGCGAAACAAATTCTTCAGGCTGTCATTTACGGCATTACCCTGACTGCAGGAGTGCAGGGCTTTCTTGGAGCTTTAGGCTGGTGGTATGTAGGACTTCCCAGTCCGGCCGTTTTTGGCGCGGTAATGGCCTTGCTTGCCATGATCCCCTTTATAGGAACGCCCCTTGTCTGGGGACCTGGCGCAATATACCTCTTTTACAGCGGGCAGATCAAAGAAGCGCTCATTCTCGCCATTTGGGGATTAATAGTTGTGAGCATGGTCGATAATTTTATCCGCCCCATATTTATTTCTGGTGGAGGAAAGGCCCATGTCCTGATCATTTTTATAGGTGTTGTTGGTGGTCTGGCATCATGGGGGTTCCTCGGTCTTTTCCTCGGACCATTGGTCATAAGTCTTTTTATTTTTCTTCTTGACAGCTACCGTAATATTTGGAAAAACTACATCAGAGAATATGGGATTAGACCATCTTCTGCCGTATCGCTGAAGAAAAAAGAGGAGTGA
- a CDS encoding molybdopterin-guanine dinucleotide biosynthesis protein MobB: MAYIFAVSGMKNSGKTKLCLLLLKYLKEAGIHVGYIKHSHEKVLSPMDTDTGKVLSQGIPALYWGVDGCRYEKPGEISIYDIQNRIGSNFDILLLEGGKSFPCHKIWLGEADTCPGNIPGIVAYYEAIPAKKGGRDDTKRFFSFGEESSIADFIIALYERSSERLSLIIEGEKIPLRPFVSDFIEGGIKGMLSSLKKIDKLNGDIAISIKKEKDK, translated from the coding sequence ATGGCTTATATCTTTGCTGTTTCCGGCATGAAAAATAGCGGCAAAACGAAACTTTGCCTTTTATTGCTCAAGTATCTGAAAGAGGCAGGGATCCATGTTGGGTATATAAAGCATTCTCATGAAAAAGTTCTATCGCCAATGGACACAGACACAGGAAAGGTCTTGTCGCAGGGGATTCCCGCTCTTTATTGGGGTGTTGATGGGTGTCGGTATGAAAAGCCTGGAGAGATATCGATCTATGACATTCAAAACAGAATAGGGAGCAACTTTGACATTCTACTTCTAGAAGGTGGGAAATCCTTTCCCTGTCATAAAATATGGCTGGGGGAAGCGGATACATGTCCCGGGAACATTCCTGGCATAGTCGCATATTATGAAGCAATACCAGCAAAAAAAGGGGGGAGAGATGACACCAAACGTTTTTTTTCTTTTGGAGAAGAGTCTTCTATTGCTGATTTTATCATCGCATTGTATGAAAGGTCTTCTGAACGGCTATCTTTAATAATCGAAGGAGAAAAAATTCCTCTAAGACCCTTTGTTTCCGATTTCATAGAGGGGGGAATCAAGGGGATGCTTTCTTCGCTCAAGAAAATTGATAAATTAAATGGAGATATTGCAATATCTATAAAGAAAGAAAAAGATAAATAG
- a CDS encoding sodium-translocating pyrophosphatase produces the protein MDAFWIVVGSGVLALAYAFFAYGKVKRFKVENERVNELSEIIHGGAMAFLSREYRWLFPFALLVGALLWFTIGMGTSISFLVGALFSAVAGYIGMTVATRSNGKTSFAATLGMNEALGIAFRGGSVMGMSVVGLGVLGIMICYALFKDPNIVTGFGFGASSIALFARVGGGIYTKAADVGADLVGKVEAGIPEDDPRNPAVIADNVGDNVGDIAGMGADLFESYVNSIIAAMAIGLTIFGDRGVFYPLLLSALGIASAIIGTMFVRVKEGGNAQVALRVGTFVTGGVMIFGSYFITKSVFGDLTLFWSVLSGVAVGVLIGYVTEIYTSGDYDAVKQIAKSSETGAATVILSGIAVGMKSTVIPVILICVATLVGFKFGGLFGIACAAVGMLSITGMTLSVDAYGPIADNAGGIAEMSHLPHEVREITDKLDAVGNTTAAMGKGLAIGSAALTALALFAAYAHAVNLDAIDLKDPYVMVGLFVGGMLPFLFSALTIQAVGRAAQSMIDEVRRQFREIPGIMEGTGRPEYERCVDISTGSALKEMVFPGLLAVITPILVGYILGPAALGGLLGGAIVTGVMMAIFMSNSGGAWDNAKKFIEEGNFGGKGTSNHAAAVVGDTVGDPFKDTAGPSLNILIKLMTVVALVLAPLFI, from the coding sequence ATGGATGCGTTTTGGATCGTTGTCGGATCTGGAGTTCTGGCTCTTGCTTACGCGTTCTTCGCGTATGGCAAAGTCAAAAGGTTTAAAGTTGAAAACGAAAGGGTCAATGAACTTTCAGAAATTATTCATGGAGGAGCGATGGCTTTCCTTTCAAGGGAATATCGCTGGCTGTTCCCCTTTGCTCTTCTTGTTGGCGCTCTTCTCTGGTTTACAATAGGGATGGGCACATCTATTTCATTTCTTGTAGGGGCTCTTTTTAGTGCTGTCGCCGGATATATCGGTATGACTGTTGCTACTCGTTCTAATGGTAAAACTTCTTTTGCCGCTACCTTAGGAATGAACGAGGCTCTGGGGATTGCTTTCCGGGGTGGAAGCGTCATGGGGATGTCTGTTGTTGGGCTGGGGGTTCTTGGAATTATGATCTGTTACGCTCTTTTCAAAGACCCCAACATTGTAACAGGATTCGGTTTTGGCGCTAGCTCTATCGCTCTTTTTGCCCGTGTCGGTGGAGGTATTTATACAAAAGCCGCAGACGTTGGAGCGGATCTTGTGGGAAAAGTGGAAGCAGGAATTCCAGAAGATGACCCCAGGAACCCAGCTGTTATTGCAGACAACGTTGGAGACAATGTAGGTGATATCGCGGGGATGGGCGCAGACCTCTTTGAGTCCTATGTCAACTCCATTATTGCTGCCATGGCCATTGGCCTGACTATATTTGGAGATAGAGGGGTCTTTTATCCTCTTTTACTTTCTGCACTTGGCATAGCTTCCGCTATTATTGGTACAATGTTTGTCAGGGTTAAAGAAGGTGGAAACGCTCAGGTTGCCCTTCGTGTTGGTACCTTTGTAACTGGCGGTGTGATGATCTTCGGTTCTTACTTTATTACCAAATCGGTATTTGGAGATCTTACCCTGTTCTGGTCTGTTCTCTCCGGGGTGGCAGTAGGGGTACTTATTGGTTATGTGACAGAAATATACACCTCAGGAGACTATGATGCGGTTAAGCAGATTGCCAAATCATCTGAAACTGGGGCGGCTACGGTTATCCTTTCAGGTATTGCTGTGGGAATGAAGTCTACAGTTATCCCTGTTATCTTGATCTGTGTAGCTACCCTTGTAGGGTTTAAGTTTGGAGGCCTCTTTGGCATAGCCTGTGCTGCTGTAGGAATGCTTTCCATTACAGGTATGACATTGAGCGTTGATGCCTACGGTCCAATTGCGGACAATGCGGGTGGTATCGCGGAAATGAGCCATCTTCCCCATGAAGTTCGCGAGATTACTGACAAGCTTGATGCTGTTGGAAATACGACTGCGGCAATGGGCAAAGGACTAGCTATTGGGTCTGCGGCTCTCACCGCGTTGGCTCTTTTTGCTGCCTATGCTCACGCTGTGAACCTGGATGCTATCGATTTGAAGGATCCTTATGTCATGGTGGGGCTCTTTGTCGGGGGGATGTTGCCCTTCCTGTTCAGCGCTCTGACAATTCAGGCAGTTGGACGAGCCGCTCAGTCCATGATAGATGAGGTGAGAAGACAGTTTCGTGAAATCCCAGGGATTATGGAAGGGACAGGGCGCCCGGAATATGAGCGCTGTGTAGATATTTCCACAGGATCAGCTCTTAAAGAAATGGTATTTCCCGGCCTGCTGGCTGTTATCACTCCAATTCTTGTGGGGTATATCCTTGGTCCTGCAGCCCTTGGCGGACTTCTCGGTGGAGCTATTGTCACAGGCGTCATGATGGCTATTTTCATGTCGAACTCTGGTGGAGCCTGGGACAATGCGAAGAAGTTTATTGAAGAAGGCAACTTTGGTGGCAAGGGAACAAGCAATCATGCCGCAGCTGTCGTTGGAGACACAGTAGGAGACCCCTTTAAAGATACAGCGGGTCCCAGTTTGAACATCTTGATCAAACTTATGACTGTCGTTGCCCTTGTTCTTGCTCCTCTCTTTATATAA